The Verrucomicrobiota bacterium DNA segment TCCAAGTCAGGGGAACATTGGTAAAGGTGGCCACCCCTGCGCCACCGAAACCGCGAAACCGATGCCAATTCTTTTTGAATTCATCAGCGGTTGGCCACGCCACTTGTTCGATCGGTTTTGCGGCCACCCCGGCAGCATTGGTGGCCCCGCTTTTTCCTGTTCCATGCGCTTTGGCGGTCAGCGCACCGCTTAAGAGTGACGGACTGGTCGTGACAAAATACGCCACCGCGACAATGCCGGTGATCGTCACCGTGCCGACCGCATAACTGCTGCGAAGATCGTCCACCTCGGCGCCTGCGGGGTTGGCCACGTATTTGCCGGGCCGCGGCAGTTTCTTGCGCCAGGTGAGATAGTGCAGTGCGGGCAGCAGCACCAGCGCCCCGCCAAACAGCATCCAACTGCTCCGCCATACCAGGCCAAGGTAGCCGAGATGTTGTTCGCGCAACTTCAAATCCAACGCGCGAATTTTCAGCTTCAGGGATTCGTCATTGGGTGCCTTGACCAACGCCGCTTTGAGATCGGCCAATTGCTGGTTATTGATCGGGTCCACCGCCCGGCTGCGCGCCAAATTGAAGATCAACACCGCCACCACGAGGGTGCAATAAAGGCCAGTCGCGATGGCGATTTGGCGCGCCGCCTTTTTCCAAGGATGCTCTTCAATAACAACGGGATTGGTGGGTTCCTGGGCCATGGCGGGGTTGGTCAAGCCGGGGTCAGCGGAATGCTTTTGGCTTTCTGCTCGCGTTTGATGCGAATCAGGTCGTTCGGGCAATGCGTGTAGCAGCGTCCGCAGGCGACACAATTGGCGGTATCCGGCTCAAAGATGGTGCGCTTCACCACCGCGCTGAGACCGATCAATTTCAAGCCGATGACCAATCCGGCGAACGCGCCGAGCAGCGCGCCGCCAAATAGGAATTCGCCGCGAATCCTCAAGGCGGTGGCGAACAGTTCGGTCTTGGGTTTGCCGGTATCGCGGAAGGCTTCACTGGCCTTGGTAGTTTGCTTGGTTTTGCCGGAATCCTCCAACGCAATCTGTTCCGCCAAGCTCACGTTAGGATGCAACATGGAAAGCGGCGTGCCCAGTTGTCTGCCGATCAAAGCGCCTGCCAACACGAGTACTGGCAGCAGGGCCGTTACCACGAATAGTCTTCGTTTGCGCTGGGCGGCGGATGGGGCTGGTAATTCACCGACCGGTTCTTTGATCGCACCATACGGGCAGGCGATATCGCACAATTGGCAATGCACGCAATCTTGCGGCGTCAGGGTGACATTCCATTTGGAGAAGCGTCCCAACACGCTGAGCATGGCGCCATACGGGCAGAGGAAACGGCAATAGGGCCGGCCAATGAACGCGCCCACCAGGATGAACCCTGCTCCCATGGCCAGCATCGGCCAGTTGCCGCTGCGACGGTACAAGGCGATGAACGGGTCATATTCGCAGAACAAAAAGAGGCTGCCGGTGGCCGCCAACAATACACCCAGGCCCAGGTAGATGAAGGGGATGATGCCCAAACCCTGCTCCAGCCAGACGGGCAAGGCCTTGGGTTTGACCACCACCAGGTCTTGCATCGCGCCCAGCGGGCAGACGGCGGCGCAAAAGGTCCGACCAAAAATCAAAGTGAACACCAGCGGCAACAGGAAAAAAGCGAGTACGGTCCACGGTACCGCATAGCCGGGATTGAAGAAGGCAAGCGCGACGTCCTGGGTTGACCCCACGGAGCAGACACACCCTTTACGGTAAAACCCGAAGTACAACGCCGAAAATACCGTGAGCCCGAGAATATGGGCACGTGAGCGTTTTTTCAGCACGAACAGGGTGGACATCGACAGCGCGCCCAGCAGTACCAGCACGTCCACGATTTGCAACCATGCTTCGCGGGCCGCCGGCGTGGTCGTCGTGGGGAATTTGTATCCGGCATCAAAGTCCGGTGGCGGAAAGCGTTCCACGGCGGAAGCGCTCCAGACGGCTCCCAGAAACAAACCGATCAGCAACAGCCATGGAAAATATTTTCCCGCGCTCTTCAAGGGGTTCCTCCCTGTGGTCCCTGGTGATCCCGGTCTTTCATTAAATACGGCTTATCCGAGGGTATGCGGCTGATGGCTTGCGCCGGACACACCTCGGCAATGGAACATTGATTGCAGTTCACACAACGATCATGGCGGATTTGCAAATAGAATGAGCCATTGCCAAACAAGGTGCAGCCTTTGACGCATTTGGCGCAGCCGATGCAAAGCGGTTCGTCAATGGTGTACTCGTAGTACGGATCTTCCATCGCCTTGCGCTTGATCGCGCCGGTGGGACACACCTGGTTCTCCGCCGCCGTATTCAGTTTGTTCGGTTCCGGCTCGAAATATCCCGTGCATAGTTTGCAATAACCGCACATCGGATACATCTGCACGCATTTGACCGCCGAGGGTTGCAGCACGCAGGCCGTGGCGCACTTGCCGCACCAAGTGCATTTGAACGGGTCAATCTGCCAGACCGTGTTGGCGGCGGCGGCTTTGGTGGCGACACCACCCACGAGCGCTCCTAGTCCGGCAATGGCCGCCAGTCGGGCTCCTTCACGCACAAACTCCCGGCGCGATTGCTCGGGTTCTGCGGGCTTCTTCATTGGGCAATTGGGGAGGGCCATGGGATTGGTTCGGTTTTAAGGTTAGGCGGCAGCTTTCTTTCGCGCCATGATCTTGATCGTTTTCCCCACCTGATCCAGTATCCACACCCGGCCCAGCGAGTCCACGGCGGCATCCAAGCCGGCCATGGAGCCGTCCCATTTCCCCTGACCCATTGTGGCTGTCGCGTTTTTGGGGAATGACTCGGTGCCTGCCACTACGCTCTGAAACTCTCCGCGATCCGAATAAATTTTGACGCGTAGCAACCCTTTTTCGCAGGTCACCACGCGGCCATCCGACAGCAAGGCGATGTTGATCGGGTTGCAGCAGCCGCAAAAATGTTTAATCCCAACGCCCGGTTCGCCCCAGGCAAATTCCAAATCCCCCTTCGCGTTATACGTTTCCACCTGGTGCCGCCCGGAATTGGTCACACGCACCAAGCCGTCCCGTCCGATTTCCACGTCGCAAAACGGGCTGGGAAGAATGAGCCCGGGAATATTGCGGTCCTTGTCCTTTTCACCGAGACGACCGGATGGTTTGCCGGATTTATCGTAACGATGAATTACACGGTTGCCCGCATCCGCAGCGTACACATCCTGTTCGCCGACGGCGATGCCTGTCAGCCAGGTTTTGGGGCCGGGACTTTGCCAGACCCCCATGGATTTGCCGGCGCTGCCAAAGACCTCCACTTGTTCCTTCAAGCCCAGGAACAGCCCGCCATCCTTATCCACCGCCAGGGCGCGCACCACGTCGGCGGCCTGGTATTCCCGCGCCACATGGCCGCCGGCATCCACGGCATAAACCGTTCGACCGGCGGAAATGAAGGCCTGATCATTCGCGCCCAACGCAATCCGGCGGGCATCCTGTCCGGGACAGTTGAATTGCGCCACGGCTTCATAATGGACCAGCGCGGGATCGGTTTTGAGATACTGATCAATCTTGTACTCGTACGGATTTTCCTCGGTCGCTTTAGCCGCCAGGACCGATGGGGTGGCGGTTCCAAGCGCCAACGCGGTAGCGCTCTGCGCGCCGCGTTGCAGAAAATTGCGACGGGAGAAATTGGATTCGGAATCGGGCGAATGACTCATGACGGGCCTCCGCTAAAGGTTTGCCGGGCCTGGGTGGCTTTCGGCAGGGAACAGTTCGCAAACACCCCGCATCCCTGGCAGTCCACCGGACGTTCGCAACGAACCGCCCCGCGGTTGTCCGGACGGCGCGACAACCAATAGGCCAGCGCTCCGGTGCCTCCCAAGAGGCCCGTGCGCACCACCGACTTTATAAAGTCTCTTCGTTTTGCCGTTATCATCGTGCTTTCACCAATGTCAGGCGTTGGCCATAAGGTAGCCTCAACCTGCCCGGTCGCAATCTGATTTTCGCGGGGCAGTTTTCCGGGTTTGGCCGCCAAATGCAAGCCCGGCGTTTAGGGAAAAAGAAGGATTTTGCGGGAAGCTGGATTAGCGGAAAATTTGCGTAAAAAGGCAGTCGCCATACCCACCAATGATTTGTGGATTGCTGCACTCGTTGTCCAATACAACCTCATTCTCTGCACTTCGGATGCCCATTTTCAGCATTTACCGCAAGTGCCAAGGTGCTAACCGCTTCGCGGTCAGTCCGGCGATAGGCGGTCTGTAATCAGTGACCAAGACTGTGGCAGCAAGATTTACTGGCATAAAAATAGGGAACTGGAATGCGGTTGCCACAGCAGAATGCGAAACGACTCAGGCTCCCGGGAAACACGCTTCCAAACGCCGTTTCCGGTCTAGTCATGCGAAAGCGTTGATGCGATGATTGTAATTCCTGGCAGCTTTAATTTTACCTGCGCTTTTGCTTGCTGTCGGCATGTATTCACGTTAGATTGCCGGACGTGCGGTTTGCGAAAAAGTCCTTTTCTGGGCGAATGCCACCAAATCGCAGGCACATGCGCGCGTAGCTCAATTGGATAGAGTGACGGCCTCCGAAGCCGCAGGTTGTGGGTTCAACTCCCGCCGCGCGCACCAGCCTTTGATGCTTTACGGTTTACTTCGCTGCCAAATCATGCTTCATCCACTTTTGGAATGTGTCCGTCGCGTAGAGTTGTTTCGCCAGTCGGGCGTAGCCCTCAGTCAGTGGATGGCTGGCGTCGGCGTAGAGTTCGCTGGGGAGCGTTTCCGGGACCAGGTGGGGTAACTGTTGTTGCGTGAGCCAGGCCG contains these protein-coding regions:
- a CDS encoding 4Fe-4S binding protein, which codes for MKSAGKYFPWLLLIGLFLGAVWSASAVERFPPPDFDAGYKFPTTTTPAAREAWLQIVDVLVLLGALSMSTLFVLKKRSRAHILGLTVFSALYFGFYRKGCVCSVGSTQDVALAFFNPGYAVPWTVLAFFLLPLVFTLIFGRTFCAAVCPLGAMQDLVVVKPKALPVWLEQGLGIIPFIYLGLGVLLAATGSLFLFCEYDPFIALYRRSGNWPMLAMGAGFILVGAFIGRPYCRFLCPYGAMLSVLGRFSKWNVTLTPQDCVHCQLCDIACPYGAIKEPVGELPAPSAAQRKRRLFVVTALLPVLVLAGALIGRQLGTPLSMLHPNVSLAEQIALEDSGKTKQTTKASEAFRDTGKPKTELFATALRIRGEFLFGGALLGAFAGLVIGLKLIGLSAVVKRTIFEPDTANCVACGRCYTHCPNDLIRIKREQKAKSIPLTPA
- a CDS encoding ferredoxin encodes the protein MKKPAEPEQSRREFVREGARLAAIAGLGALVGGVATKAAAANTVWQIDPFKCTWCGKCATACVLQPSAVKCVQMYPMCGYCKLCTGYFEPEPNKLNTAAENQVCPTGAIKRKAMEDPYYEYTIDEPLCIGCAKCVKGCTLFGNGSFYLQIRHDRCVNCNQCSIAEVCPAQAISRIPSDKPYLMKDRDHQGPQGGTP